In the genome of Chrysiogenia bacterium, the window GCTGACCAAGCTCAAGATCTACGCGGGAACCGATCACCCGCATTCGGCGCAGAAGCCCGCGCCCCTTCCCCGCTAAGCGCGGCGATACTGTAGGAGAGAGAACCCATGGCGGCTCCCAAAGCAATCCAGACCACCGGCCGGCGCAAGCGCTCGGTCGCGCGCGTTCGCCTTCTTCCCGGCGACGGCAAGATCTTCATCAACCGCAAGCCCTCGGATGAGTATCTGACCCGCGACACCGCGAAGATGATCGTCCGTCAGCCGCTGGACCTGACCAACACGAACACCAGCTTCGACATTCACGTCAACGTCCGCGGTGGCGGCATGTCGGGCCAGGCCGACGCGATCAAGCACGGGATTTCCCGCGCGCTGATCAC includes:
- the rpsI gene encoding 30S ribosomal protein S9; amino-acid sequence: MAAPKAIQTTGRRKRSVARVRLLPGDGKIFINRKPSDEYLTRDTAKMIVRQPLDLTNTNTSFDIHVNVRGGGMSGQADAIKHGISRALITANPELRGPLKKAGFLTRDPREVERKKYGQHKARKSTQFSKR